The DNA sequence TGGCGGAGCGGCATCTCGGGCTGCTGTTCCAGGTGGTGGAGGACGTCGCCGACGAGTGCGCGGTGTACCGCCGCTGGTGGGCCGAGCACCGCGTGGACGGCGTCCTCGTCGTCGATCCGCGCACCGACGATCCCCGCCCCGGCCTCCTCGACGAACTCGGCCTGCCCGCCGTGGTGATCGGCGGCGCCCCCGACGATCGCCATCCCGGGCTCTCCACGGTCTGGGCGGACGACGCGGGCGCGATGGCTTCGGTCGTGGACGGCCTGTACGCTCTCGGCCACCGGCGGATCGTGCACATCGCCGGCCTGCCGGGCCTCGCCCACACCGAACGCCGCATCCGCACCCTGCGCGCCGAGGCCGGGCGGCGCGGCCTGACCGAGGTGAAGTCGGTGACCACCGACTACTCCGACGCCGAGGGCGCGGCGGTCACCCGCAGGGTCCTGGAGGACCCGGCTCCCCCGACCGCGCTGATCTACGACAACGACGTGATGGCCGTCGCCGGCGCCGCCGCCGCGACCGAACTCGGCTTCTCCGTACCGGCCGACGTCTCGGTGGTGTCCTGGGAGGACTCCGCCCTGTGCCGCATGGTCAAGCCCTGGCTGTCGGCCCTGTCCCGGGACAGCGTGGAGTTCGGCCGCACGGCGGCCCGTGAGTTGACCGCTCTGCTGGACGGGGGGTCGGCGCGGGCGGTACGGGTGCCGGTGCCTCGGCTGATCGAGCGGGGGAGCACAGGGGTGGCGCGGGGCGCGTGACCCCACGGCCTAGGCCAACGGCAGGCCGCCGAGGCCGGTCCGGCTGACGCCGCGGGGTG is a window from the Streptomyces sp. NBC_00299 genome containing:
- a CDS encoding LacI family DNA-binding transcriptional regulator, translating into MSGKRSPARRPTMKDIARHAGVSQSAVSFALNGRPGVSEETRDRVRRVAEELGWRPSTAARALSGEGAATVGFVLARPADTLGVDSFFLQLVSGIQEVLAERHLGLLFQVVEDVADECAVYRRWWAEHRVDGVLVVDPRTDDPRPGLLDELGLPAVVIGGAPDDRHPGLSTVWADDAGAMASVVDGLYALGHRRIVHIAGLPGLAHTERRIRTLRAEAGRRGLTEVKSVTTDYSDAEGAAVTRRVLEDPAPPTALIYDNDVMAVAGAAAATELGFSVPADVSVVSWEDSALCRMVKPWLSALSRDSVEFGRTAARELTALLDGGSARAVRVPVPRLIERGSTGVARGA